The sequence ACATATTAtcatcagaaaaaaaaaaaaaagacttgaataaatatgaagaaaatttaattgaGAAGCAGACCAAAATTTTAACACATACAAAAACGAATTACAAAAAACTgaataacataaattatgtaaaatactATTTACCTTACTGTATTCAGCCCAAAACAAACAACACCAATATGTGTCTACGCAAAAACAGCTATCTAAAAAATAGCAAGAAACAAAGTACTACACTACAGTTACTTATCCTTTTtgatattatacaaaatgtTATGGAAAATGTGCATGAGAAATTGCCATAATTCGTTTaggcatatatgtatgtatgtatgcatgcaTGTATGGTTgtgcaaaattaaaatacagAAATATACCCCCCCCTTTCTAAACATTTTTAGACATTTTGCGAGAACTCaacattaaaaagaaattgacCGAGTACAAAATTGAtcgttttataaaaaaatacacagGTTTGTTTTCTTATCCTTCATTTGTAATTCATTTAGTTTGTATTTTTCACTCATTATTTTATGATGACCATATCCTGTGCTTCTTCCccatttttcacattttgCTTGTccttgtttttttctttttctctaggaaaatttaaaacgAAAAGTATTCTTCATAAGCAAATTTCAGAgatatataaggaaaaatgtaaaattgaaatatgtataaaaaataagaaaaatagcATGCTAAATTTTAATGTAGCAATAGGACATATTGCTTTTTTTGATTATAAGGAGAACATTCTTCTTGAAAATGTTACGTTCGTTGTAAGgcggaaaaaatatatatatatatatatatataaagctTTACTgcattttgtattttttatatatttaatttaaatcatttttcatattaaaaatattggaCGTCcgcttttttcattaatttccaccatctttttttttttttctcaccgttatataattgtactaccttattttacttctattttcatttgtttacCACATGtttgttatttttcatttttcttagAATAACTCAAATGAGAAAAAGCTTCCTTGGATTTTTATTCAGTTAAAGCAACAAAAGGGGGGAAAACAACAAATAGGGGGAATGCATTTCCAACTGAAatgcatgcatatatgtgtacacgtgtgttttattattttattgtgcataatttaattattttgttatattttatttaagttttattttattttattattttgtagtattttaagttttattttattttattacgttttatgttttcttttttttattaacaggTCAAGCAGTATTatgtttttcaaaaaaatagcCTAACTGGACAGggaattaaaaatttctcTCCTTTTTTCATTCAGCGCTGAATATGAAAACTGAATGGAGCTATCATCAAGTATTGATAAACTAATTTGAAAAATCTTTTTAAggattttcttttcttcgtattcttcttcatttgttatgtaatttttagaaattaattcataaatttcaacaactttaattaatataggAAAGGCAATTCTCGATAAgttcaataaatttttattattttttaaaagcaacaaaagaaaatttgCATCCCGCAATAATAGTTTATTTATcctaaaaattaaacaaaatagttaaaatttattcatgTGAATATTCGTCAAGCCcgatatattattgtatgCGCATCTTCGCTATTCACaagtatgtataaataaaaatatataaatatatatatatatatatatttatatgtatgtaacatacttgcatatatgtatgaatgcATACTGCCGCAaagttattttaaatttaaccTGCTATCAAGGTATAACACTGAGTCCAAATATGAACACAAGAACTTTATTGCATACCCGCTCTTCTTCATAATCTCAACAATCATTTTTTGGGAGTTTATCACATGCTcgtttttttctaaaaaagttaaaaagtTTGTTATGACGTGtggcaattttttttttttttttccgctTTCACAAATGTTCATGCGTGGAAAtcgtattatgtatgtatgtgtgcaaGAATGCCTGTACGCGTACATATATGAGTTCTTACTTATGCTGAAGAATTCGTAAAGAATTGCAAAAAGCTGATGATtcagtaaatataaataaaacttgTTCCGTTCAAATAAATTagcattatttaaaatatagaaatgaGTTATAAAGCCCTTGATCTCCAGTTTTTCATCGCTCTCGTTTTTGCTTAATATCTGCCTTTTCCTATGGGGAGaaagaacaataaaataaaatataaataaaatataaatagaatataaataaaatataaataaaataaaataaaaataacaaataaataaattaaaattacgCATAAATGTCCTGTATGCATAGATACGTacacgtaaaaaaaaaaaaaaaaatcataacaGCAGTTTCGTACTGcacaattataaaatattctttcccttttttatgCCTCTtcttattacattatatccATTGTTTTGATTAAGAGTCTGCAATAGTTGCATACAAAGACAAGGAAGGATGAATAACTGTTGTCTGTaaagtgaaaataaaatgattgaAAAATGATTGAAAAATGATTGAAAAATGATTGAAAAATGATTGGAAAATGATTGGAAAATGATTGGAAAATGATTGAAAAATGATTGGAAAATGATTGGAAAATGATTGGAAAATGATTGAAAAACATTTTGTGCATTTGCGGTGGCTGATACGATGCCATACTCAGCGCTATGCGTAAAGGGctgagaaaaaaataataataaaactgtgtaaattttttttttttttgttaagtACCTATTGAGCATATCCTTAATTTACGGAAGACAAAGGATAAAAGTTGTGACAGCTTATAAATGagatgaaataaaagaaaaattatttgcgttttactatatatgtaAGCATTGTCTAAAAGCCCGTCAACATATTTAATCaaatgaatgtatatattagtaaaatGAGAAATGTTATTTAATTTCTGTTTTCGTAATATTATAAGTGATAAAAATTTCTTGTTGTtacaaacaaaatatattaatgtcattatatatatgtttgctAGGTATATGaagtttttaatttctttttcctctttatatgttttaataataacgttatcgatatatattaatatgtgtGCTACAtcttcatataaataatctagtatactacatatattttgaattacaCTTTTGTATttcaaacatatatacactgATTTCATATGATCACATTCTACTAATATCTTGTTatagttaaatataaaatcgtatataattatacaacttcttttattattttcctctttaaaattgtaaataacgttctttaaatttacagacaaaaataatttaaagaaaataattaaattagaTATATTGATTATATCCTTATTTTTCCTCACCcctcttttcattttacatTCCTTATTCTTTTCCTCTATTTTTAGCAAGACCTTCTCCCCCTCTTTATTATTTGCAGAAAAGCTGATATGCACATCTTCGTTATCGCCAGTGCGTTCATATATACTGTCCGTTAGTTtgtttgtattatttttagctCCATTTATCTTATCACTTACTGCACCGTTCATCTGAtctctttgttttttttcccgtttcatattgaaaattttcaaaataaaaatactgtAGAGAAAAAATTTGCATTCGTCATTGACTTGACAGAATATACGATGGACCTTAATGTTTTGAAGAgtcttaataatttttcgaAGAACTGGATTGTTACAATACATGGAAAACTTTCCATTCGTTAAAAACGAtacgaatatatattctattaaatctaaaaagaaaatatttattggTACGACACCGCTGTTTTTGTTAGTACTGCTAAGTAGTAACTTTTTGACAAACTTCTTAAAAACTTTTAGCGATTTATTGAAGTTGTTTTGTACACTGCGGACGGAAGGACCCATGATTCTATCATTGCTACTGCCCCTCCTATCGCTGCTTTTTTGTATATGATTTATGAGATACGATATGTCGTCCTCGTCTAGAGTGACCtcgtcttttttttcttctgcCTCTGTCAATAGCTTTTCGtgaattaacaaaaaatatttgataaaaaaaataaagcaattttttatttttttgttcctaTTTTTTACCATATTCGAGTTTTCCCTTTTACATTTCTTTCCTACATTACTGTGCGTATTGTTGTAGTGGTCAGCATCAGAATCGCTGCTAGAATAGTGTAATGTGTTCTTCTTTTGAGGAATTTCCTCTTTCCCTTTTTCGTCCTTtttcgttaattttttactattttgaGTACACGTGCAGAATTCGGCAGATGGTCGTTCAACATGTAATTGAGCTTCTTCCTCCTCCTCCTCCTTCTCCTTCTCCTCCTTCTCATCATTTCTTTCACCTtgcttatttataaaaatgaaaaagatatGAAAAAAGAGTTTTAAAACAAGTAAATTTTTCCTACTCATATGTCTTTTGTTTGATATATACTCTAActgctttttaaaaatattaaaagaaaattttataaaatgagaAAATGTGACTTtgttttctcttctttttatagAATGTAAATTCTTAACAAAgcaatgtaaaatattaatcaaaatatgttcataataaatattataatttttaaaattttcgaaaattttacataacagtgtatataaattgtcttccatattttctatatcattaaataataaaaataatttacttaaaatgcatacatctttatttaaataactatcatctttactttttttattattatttttttttacatatatgtcgAAAGgcactttaattttttctgaacgttcagaaaatattaacatcATTTCGTTGTAATAAGTGCAAACATgttcaaaataattttcctgCTTTACAATCACCTTATTACTCAGATTGAATATCTCATaccatttattattaacaatatactttttattctttttaattaactTATTAACATATGCTGTTAAACATGTTTCTTCCCTCCTTTTGTCaaacctttttttataatattttaattctttttttttttccctaaAATTATGCTCTAAATTGTTTATAAGTAAAATGTAATGCAACGTAAAAAGTTCAGCAAATAGTTTACACAATTTTTCCTTATCTTGAATCATAGAAaagaattcaaaaaaaaagctataatctcgttcattttttattatattaatatcaataaataaaatgcttataaaatttaagtaaACATTTTCTAACTCCTCTTCTCGATTAAATCTTTTCATTAAGTATATGTAATTGTATATAAAGAAGTACGATATATACTTGCAAATTCTCTTCTTCATTACATATGAATACTCGGAAAGGGCGTTTTTCTTCAACACGTTCGTGAGCTCCTGCAGGTAAGTAAGAAGTTTTCTCTTgtctgaaaaaaaaagaaattatgtaGAAGACCGGACATAGAAATATGTACAGATATACAAATGTACGTAGCACATACAGAGGGATATACgaatatacgtacataccaTAGAGATAACATAAACACAATCCTATGCCCGTTCTGTAAACAAACACTGTGTTTGTTCAAACGGGCAGGGGGTACGGGACCTAACACAAACATATccatatacaaacatatatatatgtatatatgtgtatacatgtatgtattaagTGTTGTCCGCTTTTCATGTACCCTCCCCTACACTCGCTAGTCGTAGCTAGCTGTTACCTGTCAAGTGCACCTCATCACAGTAGATATAGAAATACATCGTCTCCAAAAGGATCTGTAGTAGGTCAAAAAATTTGTACACTGTATTATCCTTAACATATTCATCGTAAGTTTGttcaatattataaaaacagttctctaacatatttattattactcgAATATTTTCTTTAGCTGTGTTTGTGTCTATGTCTATGTCTATATCTGTGCCTGTGCCTGTGCCTGTGTTTATGCTTTTATCTGTCGAACTATTTAACAAGGTATACATGGTTAGTCTACTTATACtgtaattaacaaaaataaatatataaagactGTAGAAAgaatcataataatttacattaataatatttcccTTAATCTCTTCatggaaaataattatatttcttttcttctgtAGATACAGCTTtgttattttcttaataaaatttaacagACTATTGTTTATATTGTTCTTATAAATACACATCAGGTAGGAACATAATATGTATTCCATCGTTtcaatatttacaaatgcagctttatatttttgtactaAACTAGCGAATGAACAATGATCCTCCTCATTACCACCTGCAGGAGAAGATAGCACGGACGGCTGCATTGTATACGTCGGTGCGTGCGTCGAAGGATACAGCATTGAAGTTTGTTGACCATTTTGTACATGCAATACTTCGATCGATTTGGTAGGATTCAAATTACTTTTcagagaaagaaaaatttgaCTTAATAAATTGTCCAAATTCTTTATGTGATATTCATATAGTTCAGCGAAGTAACACAAAAAGTTTATAGATTGGTCAATCAGTTTGTCCATGTTATCTCTGAATACGTGTACAAACACTGGGGTTAGCAAAAATTTAATTGTTCTCACGGGATTCCTCTGCTGAGTCCGCATCTGCTTCTGTTGCTGCGCCTTCTGTTcattcctctttttttcgTTTGTGCCCCCACTCACCACATGATTATGTAGAAACTCTAGCAGCTTATTCAAATTAgatgtgtttatatatgaacatactatatttttaataacgTGGTTACTCATGTTAAGTATGTAATGACttgtaaatacatttatatttgtgcATCTACTGTAACTGTTTAtccttttaataaatgaaaagaatgTTGAAAAGATAAAAGTACGAGTGCTTGTTTCCAGGTATACTATATTCATTAGATTAACTAGACAAGTGTATATTaaatagtttatatatataacaagttttccttttttttttcctttcctttGCCTATTATTGTTGAACAAACAGAAAAGGTGAACTACTTCGTTATCATCATTATGATTGTTACTTCCTCTTTTTCGATTTCTTTTACATGTGCTAAAAACATTCTTTAGTTTGTAGttgtataataatagatGTGGTTTTCCtcttatgtacattttttcatatttatcaCCTGAATTTGCAATATGTTCTTGACCATTATTATTCTCTTTGCATTCTTTTATAGTTtgtttattcttttcataCAGCGAAAGATATGCAATGCTTgaacatacaaatatatatttaacaaagTGAGCTAGATTAacaaatagaaatatatctctttttataatattttttttttttaaaaaatttaaaaatttataaattagttTAGAGTAGTCTattaaaatgtgtatattaCTATACACTTCTTTATTTTGGTTTAAATCAATATCTTCCTCAAAATGGCAAAAGGAATACggtattttcatattaatgcttttaaaatattccaCTTCCTTTGTGCGGATAGCACTCTGCGTCATGTTTGCATCTTCTTCTGTTGCTGCATCTGTTGCTGCTTCTGTTGCTGCTTCTGTTGCTGCTTCTGCTTCTGCTTCTACATCTACAGCTATGGTGGTTACTTCTAAATCTGTTTCACTCTTTTCTTCACGTTCTCCGTTTCGAACTAATTCTAAGTCCACGGAAGCACCGATGTCTCCATTTACTTGCAtgatattatcattttttccctttttcttttcctccattttgttttttttcgaCTTGTTCATTATATTTGCAGTACAGGTACCATCTGTGTTTTGCTGTATCGTATTTGTAACAGTATTGTGAACACATTTTCCtctgttataaaaaaagacattagcgttaaataatttcatataataattttttaacaattttgtatatatggtTAATTCGAAGTGcggtattaataaaaataaaaaaaaataattttccaAATATGGTGAAGTAGATTTCCTATTATAtgtcataaaaaaatatttcattattatgataaaacatttaatgcatcctttaatttttgaaatatttagatATTTGTATCTCTCATTCATTTCTttgtcatttttaaaaaaatatcttaatttttcttttttattttgtgttatattaaatgaacAATTAAGGCTATTTCTTTCATaatcaaaagaaaaacatgGTTTATCATtcgatattttatttaaaagtaaataaactgtttcaattattttttcattctctgaaaaatttaaaaaggagTAATTCATTCTAAACCTATATTTACTACATATGTATgacgaatatatatttttaaaataagatacATCAATATTTTCTATGCTCATAACAactattctttttatattaaacttCATCTGGTATAAGTTGTCAATAAGGGAGGTACGTGCATTACTCGTACGGACATTACTGGTGCGTCCTACGTACCTACTTCCATGTGGACCCCCAACAGCCTCTATATAATCACATACATAACAGTACAAtgcaaataaattattgtaaaaggcatatatttttatatcatccGATGACGTTTTtaaatttctaaaatataaactaaatatattatttatatatataactaaatcGTGTATTCTACTGTTCGAGTTGTATGTTTTCTCACTTGAGCAGAATTGTTCAACATTATCTTGTCCCTTTTTCCtccttttattaaaatttgtaaCATTCAGTGGGCTAACCTCCTTTTTATAGTTTCTATCAACTATTGGCAGTTGTTTACCTTTTTTACGTTTTCTCTTTAATCGCACGCGTTGCGGAGCTTGTCCCAGCCTACTTGGGTCtgcatcatcatcatcatatTCGTTATCACGTTTGTAATCATTCTCGTCATCGCTTTGTCCATCCCTTAGTCTATCATTTTGTTCCTCAATCTGATGATCGTTTCCCCCGTTAGCTCCTTCATCATTCCGCTTCTCAGCACTACCCAGTGTGTAGACCACCTTCCTCCGAATgcaatacatatttatattacagAAATTTCGTATAAGCAGAATAACGGCATCAAACAGCatgttaaataaaatgtttacatttaaattGGGTCTTCCAGTCTTACTAATTAGAGATAGTATATTGCtgacaatttttatttttatcttatcatttttttctaatatataatttaaatttaaccAAGTTAAAATTCTATCTAGAACTATAGTTTCTACACTTATGTCATTACTTGTCAATATTTgcaaaattttcaaaattaatttataattattattgtatacaagttttaaattaatacttGATAATATTCCAACGTAGTACTCAACATTATTCTCTACATCTTTTCTTTCCAtggacttttttttttctttgaaattttttagtaaattttcAATGGGATATCCCCCCAGTGAATTGTAGCAACTTAGGTCATTCATGTTTTCTATAATATACACAAAAAGGAA comes from Plasmodium malariae genome assembly, chromosome: 7 and encodes:
- the PmUG01_07032600 gene encoding conserved Plasmodium protein, unknown function, with the protein product MNRDKLKYNKMNYNKFECANTNYGKINYNKMNLFCENFDMNYVLDELKKNFDKRKHLMCDINDYILSSEKKKKDLNKYEENLIEKQTKILTHTKTNYKKLNNINYVKYYLPYCIQPKTNNTNMCLRKNSYLKNSKKQNILRELNIKKKLTEYKIDRFIKKYTGKFKTKSILHKQISEIYKEKCKIEICIKNKKNSMLNFNVAIGHIAFFDYKENILLENVTFVNNSNEKKLPWIFIQSSSIMFFKKIA
- the PmUG01_07032700 gene encoding conserved Plasmodium protein, unknown function, with translation MNDLSCYNSLGGYPIENLLKNFKEKKKSMERKDVENNVEYYVGILSSINLKLVYNNNYKLILKILQILTSNDISVETIVLDRILTWLNLNYILEKNDKIKIKIVSNILSLISKTGRPNLNVNILFNMLFDAVILLIRNFCNINMYCIRRKVVYTLGSAEKRNDEGANGGNDHQIEEQNDRLRDGQSDDENDYKRDNEYDDDDADPSRLGQAPQRVRLKRKRKKGKQLPIVDRNYKKEVSPLNVTNFNKRRKKGQDNVEQFCSSEKTYNSNSRIHDLVIYINNIFSLYFRNLKTSSDDIKIYAFYNNLFALYCYVCDYIEAVGGPHGSRYVGRTSNVRTSNARTSLIDNLYQMKFNIKRIVVMSIENIDVSYFKNIYSSYICSKYRFRMNYSFLNFSENEKIIETVYLLLNKISNDKPCFSFDYERNSLNCSFNITQNKKEKLRYFFKNDKEMNERYKYLNISKIKGCIKCFIIIMKYFFMTYNRKSTSPYLENYFFLFLLIPHFELTIYTKLLKNYYMKLFNANVFFYNRGKCVHNTVTNTIQQNTDGTCTANIMNKSKKNKMEEKKKGKNDNIMQVNGDIGASVDLELVRNGEREEKSETDLEVTTIAVDVEAEAEAATEAATEAATDAATEEDANMTQSAIRTKEVEYFKSINMKIPYSFCHFEEDIDLNQNKEVYSNIHILIDYSKLIYKFLNFLKKKNIIKRDIFLFVNLAHFVKYIFVCSSIAYLSLYEKNKQTIKECKENNNGQEHIANSGDKYEKMYIRGKPHLLLYNYKLKNVFSTCKRNRKRGSNNHNDDNEVVHLFCLFNNNRQRKGKKKGKLVIYINYLIYTCLVNLMNIVYLETSTRTFIFSTFFSFIKRINSYSRCTNINVFTSHYILNMSNHVIKNIVCSYINTSNLNKLLEFLHNHVVSGGTNEKKRNEQKAQQQKQMRTQQRNPVRTIKFLLTPVFVHVFRDNMDKLIDQSINFLCYFAELYEYHIKNLDNLLSQIFLSLKSNLNPTKSIEVLHVQNGQQTSMLYPSTHAPTYTMQPSVLSSPAGGNEEDHCSFASLVQKYKAAFVNIETMEYILCSYLMCIYKNNINNSLLNFIKKITKLYLQKKRNIIIFHEEIKGNIINVNYYDSFYSLYIFIFVNYSISRLTMYTLLNSSTDKSINTGTGTGTDIDIDIDTNTAKENIRVIINMLENCFYNIEQTYDEYVKDNTVYKFFDLLQILLETMYFYIYCDEVHLTDKRKLLTYLQELTNVLKKNALSEYSYVMKKRICKYISYFFIYNYIYLMKRFNREEELENVYLNFISILFIDINIIKNERDYSFFFEFFSMIQDKEKLCKLFAELFTLHYILLINNLEHNFREKKKELKYYKKRFDKRREETCLTAYVNKLIKKNKKYIVNNKWYEIFNLSNKVIVKQENYFEHVCTYYNEMMLIFSERSEKIKVPFDIYVKKNNNKKSKDDSYLNKDVCILSKLFLLFNDIENMEDNLYTLLCKIFENFKNYNIYYEHILINILHCFVKNLHSIKRRENKVTFSHFIKFSFNIFKKQLEYISNKRHMSRKNLLVLKLFFHIFFIFINKQGERNDEKEEKEKEEEEEEAQLHVERPSAEFCTCTQNSKKLTKKDEKGKEEIPQKKNTLHYSSSDSDADHYNNTHSNVGKKCKRENSNMVKNRNKKIKNCFIFFIKYFLLIHEKLLTEAEEKKDEVTLDEDDISYLINHIQKSSDRRGSSNDRIMGPSVRSVQNNFNKSLKVFKKFVKKLLLSSTNKNSGVVPINIFFLDLIEYIFVSFLTNGKFSMYCNNPVLRKIIKTLQNIKVHRIFCQVNDECKFFLYSIFILKIFNMKREKKQRDQMNGAVSDKINGAKNNTNKLTDSIYERTGDNEDVHISFSANNKEGEKVLLKIEEKNKECKMKRGVRKNKDIINISNLIIFFKLFLSVNLKNVIYNFKEENNKRSCIIIYDFIFNYNKILVECDHMKSVYICLKYKSVIQNICSILDYLYEDVAHILIYIDNVIIKTYKEEKEIKNFIYLANIYIMTLIYFVCNNKKFLSLIILRKQKLNNISHFTNIYIHLIKYVDGLLDNAYIYNNSYSSFLVFVCNYCRLLIKTMDIMKRQILSKNESDEKLEIKGFITHFYILNNANLFERNKFYLYLLNHQLFAILYEFFSIKKNEHVINSQKMIVEIMKKSGYAIKFLCSYLDSVLYLDSRINKLLLRDANFLLLLLKNNKNLLNLSRIAFPILIKVVEIYELISKNYITNEEEYEEKKILKKIFQISLSILDDSSIQFSYSALNEKRREIFNSLSS